One Amphiprion ocellaris isolate individual 3 ecotype Okinawa chromosome 5, ASM2253959v1, whole genome shotgun sequence genomic region harbors:
- the wnk2 gene encoding serine/threonine-protein kinase WNK2 isoform X10, translated as MDAAEDSSKDPPLGSTYSSAPNLDSDINANACRPVYENGTDHNVNIQIAALRGASDPSAYPSTEYQGLVRQRFIRRSLWVSDSEEPPVEAPEFVNSSPVLNIDLRTIVDRSRSRALHGTRLQETSSTESQVGLKDSATESVSADEERGDRSETEPKAEVVPSDVTGKAGSDENEEEPGMKAVSTSPGGRFLKFDIELGRGSFKTVYKGLDTDTWVEVAWCELQERKLSKAERQRFKEEAEMLKALQHPNIVRFYDFWESPVKGKKCIVLVTELMTSGTLKTYLKRFKVMKPKVLRSWCRQILKGLHFLHTRTPPIIHRDLKCDNIFITGPTGSVKIGDLGLATLKRASFAKSVIGTPEFMAPEMYEEHYDEAVDVYAFGMCMLEMATSEYPYSECQNAAQIYRKVTSGVKPASYSKVSDPEIKEIIGECICHRWEERYSIKDLLNHAFFAEDTGVRVELNEEDDGKKSSIALKLWVEDPKKLKGKYKDTGAIEFTFNLVNEVPEVVAQEMVESGFFLDCDVKIVGKSIRDRVALIKWRRERTVSPNGNGEVAVKKTQQNLLQVPGTVVPQGATLAATDYEDHESEQQTLICTVPTTTSTTSDSGVSSTMQLDDLNNQQNGPYQSLPEPISTAQIIYSPPAQTDPQLHQGPYQQPTAQASHENYTQASTQLHQGAYQQTTGQLHPGAFQQPAAQLHHCQTTASAPATPASTAHQNRQTAQSFPAAAPTPQTQLTAQPSQEQCHFQPAAILPQLFSAEQPASHLSPPDPSTSFPQSVSSAPPPLLPLQISTQFPSPYPVVQTGGHKPPSFSPLPSVYSSSDPPMSSAYFSPSPHHPSLPLTPHATFPPVPTLGTPQTPLSTPQHVPSVALPVPLLAMATSPAVSQHQGGPPTSQPNLGTFHSTHHLPLSQVQPTPYPVPNPEPQLVEQPVQVIAPHGTLGDVQLLSVAHPVSPAVQTPLWGSGADTETTATGLDLTIPAPVSVSGTVQAETQAPAQPPALMRARNQPSVPPVPAQTAASTLLKAPASIPVQVPTAVQAPASTPVQAPMSGSGPNLEQTNVSSVSSDKPSAMGKPQLSVPGLVSGPVPVSLPAPVQSAAPVSAPAPVAAPVLQPAGIQTVSVPESANLATTQQNLETTPASSTLQQEPCVEDVLRDKLISLPSYAYDSLNSDVASGKETSDGYDSLASGGKGDGKPRKHHRKSARTRSRQEKTSKPKLSMLNVCNTGDKMVECQLETHNHKMVTFKFDLDGDAPEEIATYMVENGFILLLEKEVFIDQLKDIVDKAEDMLNEDMEGERDKTLSCSPLQGQTCDGLAGESQQPGAPQPVYQQNVLHTGKRWFIICPVEETPMSSQETPSDGTTTQSPSSSATTQPADSGTARPSTSRDEGSSSTMSGGSGGFSYEVYGFCSPPIMSNTDPLLLATLSPPVSAPPTLQSVSSVEPAGSLVQPSVHQAQPARAQTLPPSSPHTSFPLEDSQGSPLGSISPIHAAQQMPDMTCPVSIADEVPCCPLVMPLSLDVSTSQGGSPLTPLPLQDPGSAKEPPSVSYAPAARCERPQQPVVLHQPFSTVGGTKVSSLPQSPAPSQHGAGPSESDGEGRLGRGGFVDSTIKTLDEKLRNLLYQEYAPMYPSGSAAETPGSGTEYIQSPPGPDSATGGSGNSTPGPIGEGRYRAGEQLPQIPERMDSLSTLSDSAVCASLSRRHVPHSASCSGTRGRFKIISVPPEVANRRDVKQRSWSSAASPAHPVGYGGDHIQAEAIATSTTIGRFSVVSTEDDITQRTRCSRYSAPPDFYLDTPPSMAKRGSLPRALTSTSVPVDVTVHARFLSSDSGAESSPAKLAPATPSQHSRSERRGSDLMKRAVAFLRRSGRSSSVQSSDSPNRHGGVHGSAYASSDNDSEMEDSDIKRELQRLREKHLKEISELQAHQRGEVELLYRRLGKVPPSGLGISNVGPHAGRRKRSSKHRLKPGKLLSPLVQQFRNVTTKTSDSSKASAATGTSEPTVSLNGSPAKGPLPTHSRARSCTSHLPSSTSEPVQTKQPCSLKGSLSSDNIYAGLHGDGTGTQAPLGQGWSNYPQPSERVTYKSSSKPRARFLSGPVSLSIWSTLKRLCLGKERGSRSGASASAFNQSQQLPTGITPPPHQPVIGLAQAQANNSNNKTYSGTSMSATENNLPEDLQRLMDDWAQEVLIVTHRPRTNSLSISGQQLWDQIVPRTCEQLASPSDVSSWTAPGSEACNLPLTWPDSPGSAVMTTPSAGPQLTYQSHSPAPFRALSSPLSVSQWPGLLFPLPSGVFAFPAVPSAQDAHSPFPASSYQPTDPKARTL; from the exons GAACGGAAACTGTCCAAagctgagagacagaggttcaaagaggaggcagagatgTTAAAAGCTCTCCAGCATCCCAACATCGTGCGATTTTATGACTTCTGGGAATCACCGGTGAAAGGGAAGAAGTGCATTGTTCTGGTGACGGAGCTAATGACCTCAGGGACACTAAAAAC GTATCTAAAGCGCTTTAAGGTCATGAAGCCTAAAGTCCTCAGAAGCTGGTGCAGACAGATTCTCAAAGGCCTCCACTTCCTCCACACGAGGACTCCACCCATCATCCACAGAGACCTGAAGTGTGACAACATCTTCATCACTGGTCCTACAGGCTCTGTCAAAATAGGAGACCTGGGTTTGGCAACGCTGAAGAGGGCCTCTTTTGCTAAAAGTGTTATCG GCACTCCAGAGTTCATGGCCCCAGAGATGTACGAGGAGCACTATGATGAAGCTGTGGATGTCTACGCCTTTGGGATGTGTATGTTAGAGATGGCCACCTCAGAATACCCCTACTCCGAGTGTCAAAATGCTGCTCAGATCTACCGCAAAGTCACCAGC ggaGTGAAACCTGCCAGCTACAGCAAAGTCAGTGACCCAGAAATTAAGGAGATAATAGGGGAGTGTATCTGTCACAGGTGGGAAGAAAG GTACTCCATCAAGGACCTCCTGAATCACGCGTTCTTTGCCGAGGACACGGGCGTCCGGGTGGAGCTCAATGAGGAAGATGACGGCAAGAAATCATCTATTGCTCTAAAGCTGTGGGTCGAAGATCCGAAAAAGCTGAAGGGGAAATACAAAGATACTGGTGCCATTGAGTTTACTTTTAACTTGGTGAACGAAGTCCCAGAAGTAGTCGCCcaagaaatg GTGGAATCAGGTTTTTTCCTGGACTGTGATGTGAAGATAGTTGGGAAGTCCATCCGAGACCGTGTGGCTCTCATCAAATGGAGAAGGGAGCGGACTGTCTCGCCAAATGGAAATGGTGAAGTAGCTGTGAAGAAGACGCAGCAGAATCTACTGCAGGTTCCTGGTACTGTTGTTCCACAGGGAGCCACACTAGCCGCTACAGATTATGAGGATCACGAGTCGGAGCAGCAGACTCTGATCTGCACCGtgcccaccaccacctccaccacat CTGACAGCGGAGTGAGCTCTACCATGCAATTAGATGATCTAAACAACCAACAGAATGGCCCCTACCAGTCGCTACCAGAACCCATTTCAACAGCTCAGATAATCTACAGTCCTCCTGCACAGACTGACCCTCAGCTGCACCAGGGACCCTACCAGCAACCCACAGCACAGGCCTCACATGAAAACTACACACAAGCATCCACACAATTACACCAGGGAGCCTACCAGCAAACCACAGGTCAGCTGCATCCTGGGGCCTTTCAACAACCTGCAGCACAACTGCATCATTGTCAAACA ACAGCTTCTGCTCCAGCTACTCCAGCCTCCACTGCGCACCAGAATAGACAGACAGCACAGAGCTTTCCAGCTGCAGCCCCGACTCCACAGACACAGCTTACTGCCCAACCCAGCCAGGAGCAG TGCCACTTCCAACCAGCTGCTATCCTGCCCCAG CTGTTTTCTGCTGAGCAGCCTGCATCTCACCTGAGTCCTCCTGACCCATCCACCAGTTTTCCACAGTCAGTCTCCAGTGCTCCTCCCCCACTCCTGCCCCTGCAAATCAGCACACAG tttCCCTCACCATATCCTGTAGTTCAAACAGGGGGGCACAAGCCTCCTTCCTTCTCCCCTCTGCCGTCTGTCTACAGCAGCAGTGACCCTCCTATGTCTAGCGCCTACTTCTCCCCTTCACCCCAccatccctctctccctctgacCCCTCATGCTACCTTCCCCCCTGTACCCACTCTTGGCACCCCTCAGACTCCTCTGTCCACCCCTCAGCACGTGCCCAGTGTGGCGCTCCCCGTTCCACTTCTTGCTATGGCCACATCCCCTGCAGTGTCACAACACCAGGGCGGCCCTCCCACATCTCAGCCAAACCTCGGTACCTTCCATTCCACCCATCACTTACCCCTCTCTCAGGTACAACCCACCCCATACCCCGTCCCCAACCCTGAgcctcaactggttgagcagccTGTGCAG GTGATTGCTCCACATGGCACTTTGGGAGATGTTCAACTTTTGTCTGTGGCCCACCCTGTCTCACCTGCTGTTCAGACTCCTCTCTGGGGAAGTGGAGCAGATACAGAAACTACTGCAACTGGCCTGGACCTAACTATTCCAGCCCCGGTCTCAGTGTCCGGTACAGTCCAAGCTGAAACTCAAGCCCCAGCACAACCGCCAGCTCTGATGCGAGCACGGAACCAACCTTCAGTCCCTCCAGTCCCAGCTCAAACGGCAGCCTCAACCCTTCTGAAAGCCCCAGCTTCAATCCCAGTACAAGTTCCAACAGCAGTACAAGCTCCAGCCTCAACCCCAGTTCAAGCACCGATGTCTGGATCAGGTCCCAATTTAGAACAAACAAATGTCTCTTCTGTTAGCTCAGACAAACCTTCTGCGATGGGCAAACCTCAACTTTCTGTCCCAGGTTTGGTCTCAGGCCCAGTCCCTGTCAGTCTGCCTGCACCAGTTCAATCTGCAGCCCCTGTTTCTGCTCCAGCTCCTGTCGCAGCTCCTGTTCTGCAGCCTGCTGGCATCCAGACAGTCTCAGTGCCTGAGAGTGCCAACCTGGCTACAACTCAGCAAAACCTAGAGACAACACCTGCATCTAGCACTCTTCAACAAGAGCCTTGTGTAGAG gaTGTGCTTCGGGACAAACTAATATCTTTACCCAGTTATGCATatgacag TCTCAACTCTGATGTAGCATCTGGTAAGGAAACAAGTGACGGCTATGACAGCTTGGCTAGCGGGGGGAAAGGGGATGGAAAACCCAGGAAACATCACCGCAAGTCGGCCCGCACACGTTCCAGGCAAGAAAAGACGAGCAAACCCAAACTGAGCATGCTCAAT GTTTGCAACACTGGTGATAAAATGGTAGAATGCCAGCTGGAGACTCACAACCACAAAATGGTGACATTTAAATTCGACCTGGATGGAGACGCTCCGGAGGAAATTGCCACTTACATG GTAGAGAATGGGTTTATCCTATTGTTGGAGAAGGAGGTCTTCATCGACCAGCTAAAGGACATTGTGGACAAAGCTGAAGACATGCTGAATGAAGACATGGAGGGTGAGAGGGACAAAACTTTGAGCTGTAGTCCTCTACAAGGCCAGACGTGTGACGGGCTAGCAGGAGAG AGTCAGCAGCCTGGAGCACCTCAGCCTGTCTATCAGCAAAATG TTCTTCACACAGGAAAGAGATGGTTCATAATCTGCCCTGTAGAGGAGACACCTATGTCTAGTCAGGAGACTCCGTCTGATGGGACAACTACACAGTCCCCTAGCAGCTCAGCCACCACCCAGCCTGCTGACAGTGGCACTGCAAGGCCCTCCACATCCAGAG acGAAGGATCATCCTCCACAATGTCTGGTGGAAGTGGAGGCTTTTCCTACGAGGTTTATGGATTCTGTAGTCCTCCAATAATGTCCAACACAGACCCACTTCTCTTGGCCACTCTGTCACCTCCTGTTTCTGCACCACCGACCCTCCAGTCAGTGTCCTCGGTGGAGCCAGCAGGCAGTTTAGTGCAGCCTAGCGTGCATCAAGCCCAGCCAGCCAGAGCTCAAACGTTGCCCCCATCATCCCCACACACGTCTTTCCCACTAGAAGATTCACAGGGGTCTCCTCTGGGCTCCATCTCCCCAATCCACGCAGCTCAGCAGATGCCCGATATGACATGTCCTGTCTCTATTGCTGATGAGGTGCCCTGCTGCCCTCTAGTCATGCCGCTGTCTCTGGATGTGAGCACTTCACAGGGTGGGTCTCCTCTCACTCCACTTCCTCTTCAGGATCCAGGTTCAGCCAAAGAGCCGCCATCTGTGTCCTACGCCCCTGCAGCCCGGTGTGAGCGACCACAGCAGCCCGTGGTGCTCCACCAGCCTTTTTCCACCGTTGGAGGGACCAAAGTGTCCTCACTACCCCAGAGCCCAGCGCCATCCCAACACGGTGCAGGGCCCAGTGAGTCCGATGGTGAAGGGAGGCTGGGCCGTGGGGGATTTGTGGACAGCACTATAAAGACCCTGGATGAAAAGCTGAGGAATTTGCTCTACCAGGAATATGCTCCCATGTATCCATCCGGCAGTGCTGCAGAGACGCCGGGATCCGGCACAGAGTACATCCAGTCTCCTCCTGGTCCAGACAGCGCCACAGGAGGGTCAGGAAACAGCACACCAGGGCCGATAGGGGAGGGACGCTACAGGGCAGGAGAACAGCTG CCTCAAATTCCAGAAAGAATGGATAGTTTGAGCACactgagtgactcagctgtgtgtG CTTCCCTGTCAAGAAGACACGTCCCTCACTCTGCTTCCTGCTCCGGAACAAGAGGTCGATTCAAG ATAATCTCTGTACCTCCTGAAGTGGCCAACAGACGAGATGTGAAGCAAAGGAGCTGGAGCAGCGCTGCCTCACCGGCGCACCCTGTGGGATACGGTGGGGACCACATTCAGGCTGAGGCCATCGCTACCTCCACCACAATCGGCCGGTTCTCTGTGGTGAGCACTGAAGATGACATTACACAGAGGACACGCTGCAGCCGCTACTCTGCCCCACCTGATTTCTACCTGGACACGCCTCCTTCTATGGCCAAGCGGGGCTCCCTGCCTCGAGCTCTGACCTCAACGTCTGTCCCTGTGGATGTCACGGTCCATGCTCGCTTCCTGTCCTCAGACTCAGGGGCCGAGAGCAGTCCAGCAAAACTGGCCCCCGCCACCCCGTCCCAACACTCTCGCTCTGAGCGCCGAGGAAGCGACCTCATGAAGAGGGCGGTGGCCTTTCTCCGTCGTTCCGGTCGCAGCAGCAGTGTGCAGAGTTCTGACTCACCAAACAGGCATGGAGGTGTCCACGGCTCGGCCTATGCTAGCAGCGATAACGACTCAGAGATGGAGGACTCAGACATAAAGAGGGAACTACAGAGACTCAGGGAGAA ACATCTGAAGGAGATCTCAGAGCTGCAGGCCCATCAGCGAGGGGAAGTGGAGCTGCTGTATCGCAGACTTGGCAAAGTCCCTCCTTCTGGCCTGGGAATCTCTAACGTTGGACCACATGCTGGACGTAGGAAGAGGTCCAGTAAACACAGACTGAAGCCAGGCAAACTTCTCAGTCCTCTGGTTCAACAATTTAGAAATGTCACAACCAAAACTAGTGACTCCAGCAAAGCCA gTGCTGCGACAGGCACAagtgagcccacagtgagtttAAATGGCTCTCCAGCCAAAGGGCCTCTACCCACTCACAGCCGAGCACGTTCATGCACCAGCCACCTTCCCAGCTCCACCTCAGAGCCTGTGCAGACTAAGCAGCCCTGTTCTCTCAAAGGCTCTCTGTCTTCTGATAACATTTATGCTGGACTACATGGAGACGGCACTGGCACCCAAGCTCCACTTGGTCAAG GCTGGTCTAATTACCCTCAACCATCTGAGAGAGTGACCTATAAATCGAGTAGCAAGCCACGAGCTAGATTTCTCAGTGGGCCTGTGTCTTTGTCTATCT GGTCAACACTGAAGCGACTGTGTCTTGGCAAAGAGCGTGGCAGCA gatctggagcttcagcttcAGCTTTCAATCAATCACAGCAACTTCCTACCGGCATCACGCCTCCTCCCCATCAGCCAGTGATAGGTCTGGCCCAGGCTCAGGccaataacagcaacaacaagaCATACAGTGGCACATCCATGAGTGCCACTGAAAACAACCTGCCTGAAGACTTGCAGCGGCTGATGGATGACTGGGCACAGGAAGTTCTTATTGTGACCCACCGGCCACGCACCAACTCTCTGAGTATCAGTGGACAGCAGCTTTGGGATCAGATTGTCCCTCGAACATGTGAACAGCTTGCTAGTCCTTCAGAT GTATCATCATGGACAGCCCCAGGTTCAGAGGCCTGCAATCTGCCCCTGACATGGCCTGACAGCCCTGGGTCAGCAGTGATGACCACCCCCTCTGCAGGGCCTCAGCTCACTTATCAGTCACACTCCCCTGCTCCATTCAGGGCCTTGTCCTCGCCTCTCTCTGTTAGCCAGTGGCCTGGGCTGCTCTTCCCCCTTCCTTCAGGAGTGTTTGCCTTTCCTGCAGTGCCCTCAGCCCAGGATGCCCACAGCCCCTTTCCAGCTTCATCATATCAGCCAACCGACCCCAAGGCGAGGACTCTCTAA